From Carassius auratus strain Wakin chromosome 10, ASM336829v1, whole genome shotgun sequence, a single genomic window includes:
- the LOC113109460 gene encoding zinc finger BED domain-containing protein 5-like — protein sequence MVSYRVAKAGKPHNIVEELIVPAAMDMAEKMLGEEAKHTLQKMPSSDNTVSRRISDMSADVLRQLLYRIHASEFYALPLDESTDVAGLAQLLVYVKYIYGGSIHEDILFCKSLPTRTTGQDIFGLIDSFIRSHGITWTKCIGICTDGAKAMTGRHSGVVTRVQAVAPDATWVHCSIHREALAAKGMSDSLAQVLDDTVKMVNFFKSRPLNSRIFSTLCSEMGSDHLTLLLHTEVRWLSRGKVLARFFELKDGLKLFFIDNPFRLSDRLHDDEWLTRLAYLGDIFGHLNELNLGLQGRSVTIFNVRDKVEATIKKLNFWSDCVKDNDIGAFPSLQDFLCENELRLADSVRCNIRKHLGDLAAQLRKYLPETEDHDTWIRNPFSSPSICQLPMLERESLIEISTNGSVRIEFGQKTLTDFWISLRAEYPDLANRAIKTLMPFATTYLCETGFSALVCLKTKYRYRLFVENDLRLKLSPIRPNIAALYKNIQAHPSH from the coding sequence ATGGTCAGTTACAGAGTAGCTAAGGCAGGCAAGCCTCATAATATTGTGGAGGAACTGATTGTCCCTGCTGCCATGGACATGGCTGAGAAAATGTTGGGGGAAGAGGCTAAACATACTTTGCAGAAAATGCCTTCATCGGACAATACCGTGTCCCGACGGATCAGTGACATGTCAGCAGATGTTTTGAGACAGTTACTATATCGCATACATGCCAGTGAATTCTATGCATTACCGCTAGATGAGTCAACAGATGTAGCAGGCCTGGCTCAGTTGTTGGTGTACGTCAAGTACATATATGGAGGGTCAATCCATGAGGACATCCTCTTTTGCAAATCGTTACCGACGAGGACAACAGGGCAGGACATTTTTGGACTCATAGACAGTTTCATACGATCACACGGAATAACCTGGACTAAATGTATTGGTATATGCACAGATGGTGCCAAAGCAATGACGGGGAGGCACAGCGGAGTGGTCACCCGTGTACAAGCAGTGGCTCCAGATGCCACTTGGGTCCACTGTAGCATACATAGGGAAGCGCTTGCCGCCAAAGGAATGTCAGACAGCCTGGCACAGGTGTTGGACGACACAGTAAAGATGGTTAACTTCTTCAAATCAAGACCCCTAAACTCGCGCATTTTTTCCACCTTATGCAGTGAGATGGGCAGTGACCATTTGACGCTTTTGCTCCACACTGAAGTGCGATGGTTATCCAGAGGGAAAGTTTTGGCACGCTTTTTTGAACTGAAAGACGGGCTGAAACTGTTTTTCATCGACAATCCTTTTCGCTTGTCAGATAGGTTGCATGATGATGAGTGGCTCACAAGACTGGCCTATTTGGGAGATATCTTTGGCCATCTAAATGAGCTCAATCTCGGGCTGCAAGGTCGCTCTGTGACAATATTCAATGTGCGAGACAAGGTAGAGGCCACGATTAAAAAGCTGAACTTCTGGTCTGACTGTGTCAAAGACAACGACATTGGCGCATTCCCATCACTGCAGGATTTTCTGTGTGAAAACGAGCTACGGCTTGCCGACAGTGTCAGATGTAACATACGGAAACACCTTGGCGACTTGGCAGCGCAATTACGCAAATACTTACCCGAAACAGAAGACCACGACACATGGATTCGTAATCCTTTTTCGTCACCCAGCATATGTCAGCTTCCTATGCTGGAGAGAGAGAGCCTCATTGAAATATCCACGAACGGGTCGGTCAGAATCGAGTTCGGTCAGAAGACACTGACAGATTTCTGGATTAGTTTGCGGGCAGAGTATCCGGACCTGGCAAACCGAGCGATTAAGACGTTGATGCCTTTTGCTACAACATATTTATGCGAGACTGGATTCTCAGCTTTGGTCTGCCTTAAGACCAAGTATAGGTACAGACTGTTTGTGGAAAACGACCTAAGACTGAAACTGTCCCCAATTCGGCCTAACATCGCTGCATTGTATAAGAACATCCAGGCACATCCCTCACATTAA